CTCCTGCAAGTTCTGCTTCCTCGCTATTCAACCATTTCCTGGAGGTTGAGAGAAAACTTTCGAGATTCAAACCCTTCTTTTCCAAAACTTTCACCTCTAATTGTGACACGCAGAACCCAATGAAATGTTATCATGAATATACCAAATACACGAGGGGGAATTATTTTGAAAAAAGCGATACTGATAGTTTTTCTGGCAATTTTCTCATTTACTCTTTTTGCAAGCGATTATGCTGCAAAGCTTACCAGAGCAGGTGAGGTTCTATCTCAGGACTTCTGGGTATCCACCGAGGAACTTCAGCAGGCACTCGATGCAACAATTGCCAACGCCCGAAGCCAAGGTGTCGAGCTTGACCCTTACTTCGACAATATGTATCTGCCGAGCAAAGTCGCTTTGAAGCTCATGTTGGTTTCATACATCGTTGACGAGAAAATTGTCGATATCTATGCTCTGGAAAACTCGTTGCTACCGGACGAAAGCGAAGTCGAAAGCGAGACCGACGCTATGCTTTCCCAGTATACATCGAGTCCCGAAATAGTTACGCAGATAGAAGCGATCTACGGATCGATAGACAATTTCAGAAAGGAGATAAGAAACTACGTTTACCAGTCTCTTAAAGCAGGTGTAGTTCAGGATAACATCGCGCCTTTGAACGATGAGGCACTCACGGCTTATTTCGAGCAAAACAAGGAAAACCTGAAAAACAGCTATGAATATATAAGGGCCAGACATATTCTTTTGAGTGACGAAGCCACAGCGACAAGCCTAAAGAACAAAATCAACGCCGGGGAAATCACTTTCGCAGAGGCGGCCCTTCAGTTTTCAATCGATTCCGGTACGGCTGCAAACGGAGGCGAACTCGGTACAATCCAGAGAGGCCAGACCGTCGCGGAGTTTGAAGAGGCTATACTGACAGCTCCCATAGGTGAACTGTACGGGCCGGTGAAGAGTCAGTTCGGTTATCATCTCATAATAGTCGAAGAGCGTAAGTCGATCGAATCGTTGAACGATATAGTTTCCGATCCTCAGAATTACAACGATTTCGTTTCCACCTATCAGAACGATACTTACTCTGCCTGGATAGAAAAGTATATAGCCGATAACGCTTTCGACTATGAGATACTCGATCCCGAACTGCTTCTGTACGATGATTATACAAAGGTCATGAACGATGAGAGCAGTGCGACGGCAATGGTTGTTGAACTGGCGGCAAAACTATTCGGGCCTTCAACGACAGGAAATCCATTGCCTATTGAATACGCGATCTTCATTCAGCTCTCCGATTCTCTGGGACTGACGGAAAATCCCAATTACAAACTGGCAATAGAAAAACTGTACGAGATCGGCGAAAAGCGTGGAATGATCATGGAACTGATCTTCCAGCTCAAAGGAGATGACCCGGCGGTGGCAACCGATTACTACAACGGCTGGCTAATCGAGCTAGAGAACATCTTCGCCGATCCTCAGCTGTTTCAAACACAGCTGAGTCAGTACGGAGAGAGTTTCGTTCAGTACGTTTTCAACACCATAGACCAGATCGATGCATCTCTCGGACAGCTTCTTGCCGGAGAAATGAAAGCGGAGACTCGAAAGGCGGCTCTCGATGTTTTGCTGAGAAACAACAGTCTGGCCCTGGATCTGAGTTACGATCCTGCATGGCAGAAAGAGAAGCTTGCCGCAAGACTTGTCTATCTCAAGGATTATTTTGTTCTAGAGCCTTCCAGCGATATTCAGTACGAGATAGACAGTATTACATCGCAGCTTGAGACTCTAGAAACCCAGGATTCAACGCCAACTGATACCGGAGAAGCCACGTCCACAGATTGACGCTGCCGTAATTTCAATGGCGGGGATCTCGTGAAAAGAGATCCCCGTTTTTATGTAATCTTTACGTATCATCGCTTGACTGAATAGGGTAAAAAATAGTATAGTTAATCATGCGAAGTAGAATCGATGTGACTAATGGTTTGAGTTCTTACATACTGAATAAGTTCTGGTGGTGGGTTAGCCCCTTTGATGGGGGTTAGCCTTTTGCTATAAAGGTAAACCCATTGAAGGGGCTCTCGTGATGAGAGCCCCTTTATTTTTAGGAGGTAAAGGCATGAAAAAGAGAATCGTGGTTAATCTACCTGTCGAGGAACTTCCAAAGAGCTGGTACAACGTGAAGGCCGATCTGCCTTTCAAAATGGATCCGCCGCTCAACCCGATGACGAAGGAGGTAATGAACCCTGCCGATATGACGGCTATCTTTCCAAAAGCCATCGTAGAACAGGAGATAAGTGAAGAGAGGTTTATCGAAATACCGGAACCTGTATTAGATGAATACGCCGTGTACCGTCCCAGCCCATTGATAAGAGCAACTTTTTTAGAGGAGTTTCTTAGAACCCCTGCCAGAATTTACTACAAATACGAAGGCAACTCCCCCACTGGAAGCCACAAAACCAACACCGCCATAGCGCAGGCCTATTTCAACAGGGTCGAGGGGGTCACCGAACTGACGACAGAAACAGGCGCCGGTCAGTGGGGCAGCGCTCTCTCTTATGCTGGAAGAAAGTTTGGATTAACCGTGAGAGTCTTCATGGTAAGGAACAGTTATGAGACCAAGCCTATGAGACAGCATATGATGAGAATGTTCAACGGAACAGTGGAACCGAGTCCAGGAGAAAACACAGAAAGCGGAAGGAACTTCCTCAAGAACGACAAAAACTATCCCGGTTCTCTTGGAATGGCCATAAGCGAAGCCGTAGAAATCGTACTGAATTCCAAAGATAAAAAGTACTCGCTGGGTAGCGTGCTCGATCATGTACTACTCCATCAGACCGTCATAGGACTTGAAGTTGAAAGGCAACTAGAGATTTTGAACGAAAAACCGACCATTATGCTTGGCTGTCATGGTGGGGGTTCAAACTTTGGAGGTTTTGTTCTTCCATTCATTAAAAGAAAGCTTGAGGGAGAGAAAATCGAATTCGTCGCCTGTGAACCAGAGTCCTGTCCCTCTCTCTCAAAGGGCGAGTTCCGGTACGATTATGGTGACAGCGCAGGTTTGACGCCCATGTTAAAAATGTACACACTGGGCAGGGATTTCGTGCCACCGACCATCCACGCCGGAGGACTTAGGTATCACGGAGCGGCCCCCTTAGTCTCCAGATTGGTTAAGGAGAAGATAGTCACACCGGAAAACTTCCCACAGGAAGAAACTTTCAAGGCAGGGATACTCTTCGCGACGATCGAGGGCATAATACCTGCTCCGGAATCATGTCACGCAATTGCCGGAGCGATTAGAAGAGCTATCAGTGCTAGAGAGAGAAGAGAGGAAGAAGTCATCGTCTTCAACCTTAGTGGGAGCGGTTTATTAGATCTCTGGTCATACGCGAATATTATTGAAAGCAACGAAAGACTTCTCGAGCTTGAAGGGGTCAAGGGTTGATCGGAAAAGGATGGGTTTTCTGAATGTATTTTATTCAGAGGATTTGCGCAACGCAGCCCTTGCAATACTTCTCCATAAGATGTTAGAATATTGATGACATCTGAATTCTAGCCAGGGGGTGTTTACGTGAATAAGAAGGAACTTATCAACGAGCTTTCCACAAGGACCGGTTACACGAAGAAGGTTTCCAGCGATCTGATCGATACCTTCGTCGATATCGTCGGTGATAAGCTCGCAGATGGAGAAGAGGTAAAACTGGTCGGTTTTGGCACTTTCGAAGTGGTGGAGAGAAAACCTCGAAAGGGAGTCAACCCGAGAACCAAAAAAGCAATAAAGATCCCCGGTGCAAAGGTTCCAAAGTTCAGGGCCGGGAAAGAACTAAAGGAAAAAGTGCAATAGTTATAGAAGGTGGAGCTAGTCTCCACCTTTTCTTTCTATCCAATTCCGCACTTCTTCCACAGCTTTTCTGTTTTTTAGAATTGCGTAAAGATCTTCCTCCGAGGCTTCTACTATTCCAGGGATACCTCCAAACGCCTTGAGCAGTTCCTTTTTTCGTTTCGGACCTATTCCCTTTATATCATCGAGTTTGGAGCTTCGATACCTCTTCTCTCTCAGTACCCTGTGATAATTCACGGCAAACCTGTGTGCTTCAGCGTCAATCGAAATGATCATCCTCAGCACCGGATGATCCTGCGGAAGCAATATTCTCCCCCTTTTATCGGGGAAGACCAGCTCGTTGAACTCTTTGGCGAGCCCGACGATCTCGTACCCGCCTATTCCTATCTCCGAAAAGGCCTTTTCGACTGCCCTCACCTGTGGCTCGCCGCCATCGATCAACAGGAGGTCTGGCAAAGGATGTTTCGAATACCGACGCTTCACGACAATCGCAAGCGATTCGAAGTCGTTCGGTTCGGTGATCCCGCTTATTCTGTACCTTCTGTACTCGGTTTTGTTAGGTTTGCCGTTGTCAAAAACCACAACCGACGCCACCGTGTATAGTCCCTGAGTGTGCGAGATATCAATACCTTCGATACGGGAAGGAAATTTGCCCAAGCCTAGTATTTGTTGCGCCTGCTTCAGAGAATGCGAGGCATTTAGGCGCATTTTCAGTTCTTCATCGATATTTTGATAGGCTATCTGGAGCAACCTGATCTCCTGATCGTCCCTGGGTTCTCCGATGTACGAGAAGTCCTTCTTGAAAGGTTTGAGATCGGACTTGCTCAATCCATAAACTATGAGGCTTTTCGGCAGTCTATTGCCCTTTGCGTAGTAGAATTGTGATATGAAATCTACCGGTGTACCGTCAGGAAAGTCGAAAACTAGCTTTCCAAGAAGCATCCCACCACGAACTTGTAGAAGCGTCGCCAGTCCCGAGGAAACGACCAGTATATCGGCCTTCAGGTCGTAAGAGGCCTCCACACCCTGAAAGGTGTAGAGTTGGTCCATCGAGTTCAATATATCCCTTATCTCTGCCGCGCGTTCAAACTGGAGAGTCTGAGATAGGATGTTCATTCTCTCGAGCAGTGCCTGACGGACCTTTATAGTGTCTCCTTCCAGGAATTCCTTTAGGGATTCAAGCCGGTTCGCGTACTCTTCCCGTGTTATCTTCCCAGCGCAAGGAGCTGAACACATCTTCAAATGGTACAGAAAGCAGGGCTTCTTGACCTTCGAAAGATCAAACGTACAGCTCCTGATGCCAAAAATCCGCTGAAGCAATTCCAGAATGCGTCTGACCAGCCCTGTACTGGTATAGGGTCCGAAGTAGGTGCCAGGCCGAGCTTTGACTCTTGTTATTTCTAGGTAGGGATATTCGTCGTCGGACAGGTAGATGTAAGGATAGACCTTCGAGTCTTTAAGCAATACGTTGAATTTGGGCTTCTCTTTGAAAATGATATTCGCTTCCAATAAGAGCGCTTCTCTTTCTGAGGTTACCAGAATGAACTGGAGATCGAAGGCTTCGGTGGCTATATTCCTGACTTTTTCGTTTTTCGACCATGTGGATTTCCTGAAGTACGACTGGACACGGCGACGGAGTTTTTTTGCCTTTCCTACGTATATAGTTTCACCTTTGTCGCTTTTGAATATATAGACGCCCGGTTCCTCGGGTAATTGCGACACTCTCTCGAGCAAGCTATCGTTCATTTCTCCTCAACAACTCCAGACAGATGACTCTTTCACCCCTACATTCCTTCTCGCTCAGAGACTCCCAGACATCCCTTCCGACGGGGTTTGAAACCCCACCGAGATAATTGGCCAATTGCAGGTGCAGACATTTGATCTTGAGATGATTTGCTATACCACCTATTCCGCTTCCGAACAACTTCTCTTTCTGCCACTCAGAAAGCTCCAATCCCACCAGACTCTCCCTCTTTACGAGTACTGTTTCTTCATGTGCCTTCAGGTATCTTTCGCGGTAAGATTCCTCTTTCTCGATCCTATCTTCGAATTTTTGAATCAAACCATTGCTTTCCATAGTCGAGACCAATCTTCTCAACAGTGGACAGGTAAGCCAGAAAAGAGTTGGGAAGGGTTTCCCACCCTGTATCAACTTCGACCGAATCACCTGTGGATATTCCCATTTGCAGGACCTGACAGTTGAAAAGTCGTTCTTCAACTCTCTAGCCAGCTGGAGAGATACTACCTTTTTTTCAGGAGAAGAGCTTTCCAATCACCATCTTCCTCTGTATCATCGATCGTGAAATCTT
This portion of the Mesotoga infera genome encodes:
- a CDS encoding peptidylprolyl isomerase, which encodes MKKAILIVFLAIFSFTLFASDYAAKLTRAGEVLSQDFWVSTEELQQALDATIANARSQGVELDPYFDNMYLPSKVALKLMLVSYIVDEKIVDIYALENSLLPDESEVESETDAMLSQYTSSPEIVTQIEAIYGSIDNFRKEIRNYVYQSLKAGVVQDNIAPLNDEALTAYFEQNKENLKNSYEYIRARHILLSDEATATSLKNKINAGEITFAEAALQFSIDSGTAANGGELGTIQRGQTVAEFEEAILTAPIGELYGPVKSQFGYHLIIVEERKSIESLNDIVSDPQNYNDFVSTYQNDTYSAWIEKYIADNAFDYEILDPELLLYDDYTKVMNDESSATAMVVELAAKLFGPSTTGNPLPIEYAIFIQLSDSLGLTENPNYKLAIEKLYEIGEKRGMIMELIFQLKGDDPAVATDYYNGWLIELENIFADPQLFQTQLSQYGESFVQYVFNTIDQIDASLGQLLAGEMKAETRKAALDVLLRNNSLALDLSYDPAWQKEKLAARLVYLKDYFVLEPSSDIQYEIDSITSQLETLETQDSTPTDTGEATSTD
- a CDS encoding HU family DNA-binding protein, which encodes MNKKELINELSTRTGYTKKVSSDLIDTFVDIVGDKLADGEEVKLVGFGTFEVVERKPRKGVNPRTKKAIKIPGAKVPKFRAGKELKEKVQ
- the uvrC gene encoding excinuclease ABC subunit UvrC, which translates into the protein MNDSLLERVSQLPEEPGVYIFKSDKGETIYVGKAKKLRRRVQSYFRKSTWSKNEKVRNIATEAFDLQFILVTSEREALLLEANIIFKEKPKFNVLLKDSKVYPYIYLSDDEYPYLEITRVKARPGTYFGPYTSTGLVRRILELLQRIFGIRSCTFDLSKVKKPCFLYHLKMCSAPCAGKITREEYANRLESLKEFLEGDTIKVRQALLERMNILSQTLQFERAAEIRDILNSMDQLYTFQGVEASYDLKADILVVSSGLATLLQVRGGMLLGKLVFDFPDGTPVDFISQFYYAKGNRLPKSLIVYGLSKSDLKPFKKDFSYIGEPRDDQEIRLLQIAYQNIDEELKMRLNASHSLKQAQQILGLGKFPSRIEGIDISHTQGLYTVASVVVFDNGKPNKTEYRRYRISGITEPNDFESLAIVVKRRYSKHPLPDLLLIDGGEPQVRAVEKAFSEIGIGGYEIVGLAKEFNELVFPDKRGRILLPQDHPVLRMIISIDAEAHRFAVNYHRVLREKRYRSSKLDDIKGIGPKRKKELLKAFGGIPGIVEASEEDLYAILKNRKAVEEVRNWIERKGGD
- a CDS encoding TrpB-like pyridoxal phosphate-dependent enzyme codes for the protein MKKRIVVNLPVEELPKSWYNVKADLPFKMDPPLNPMTKEVMNPADMTAIFPKAIVEQEISEERFIEIPEPVLDEYAVYRPSPLIRATFLEEFLRTPARIYYKYEGNSPTGSHKTNTAIAQAYFNRVEGVTELTTETGAGQWGSALSYAGRKFGLTVRVFMVRNSYETKPMRQHMMRMFNGTVEPSPGENTESGRNFLKNDKNYPGSLGMAISEAVEIVLNSKDKKYSLGSVLDHVLLHQTVIGLEVERQLEILNEKPTIMLGCHGGGSNFGGFVLPFIKRKLEGEKIEFVACEPESCPSLSKGEFRYDYGDSAGLTPMLKMYTLGRDFVPPTIHAGGLRYHGAAPLVSRLVKEKIVTPENFPQEETFKAGILFATIEGIIPAPESCHAIAGAIRRAISARERREEEVIVFNLSGSGLLDLWSYANIIESNERLLELEGVKG
- a CDS encoding DUF501 domain-containing protein translates to MESSSPEKKVVSLQLARELKNDFSTVRSCKWEYPQVIRSKLIQGGKPFPTLFWLTCPLLRRLVSTMESNGLIQKFEDRIEKEESYRERYLKAHEETVLVKRESLVGLELSEWQKEKLFGSGIGGIANHLKIKCLHLQLANYLGGVSNPVGRDVWESLSEKECRGERVICLELLRRNER